A single window of Callithrix jacchus isolate 240 chromosome 6, calJac240_pri, whole genome shotgun sequence DNA harbors:
- the LOC118154511 gene encoding transmembrane protein 203-like — protein sequence MLFSLRELVQWLGFITFEIFVHLLALLVFSVLLALRVDGLVPGLSWWNVFVPFFAADGLSTYFTTIVSVHLFQDGEKRLAVLRLFWVLTVLSFKFVFETLLCQKLAEQPRKLWFGLITS from the coding sequence ATGCTCTTCTCGCTCCgagagctggtgcagtggctggGCTTCATCACCTTCGAGATCTTCGTGCACCTGCTAGCGCTGTTGGTGTTCTCCGTGCTGCTGGCACTGCGTGTGGATGGCCTGGTACCAGGCCTCTCCTGGTGGAACGTCTTCGTGCCTTTCTTCGCCGCTGATGGGCTCAGCACCTACTTCACCACCATCGTGTCCGTCCACCTCTTCCAGGACGGAGAGAAGCGGCTGGCGGTGCTCCGCCTTTTCTGGGTCCTCACGGTCCTGAGTTTCAAGTTCGTTTTCGAGACGCTATTGTGCCAGAAGCTGGCGGAGCAGCCTCGGAAGCTCTGGTTCGGCCTCATCACGTCCTAG